The genomic interval TGAAATGGttcaaaaaagttaaaatactcAAAACTATATTCTCTCCTTCGTGCCCTAGTctatcattttccttcttcctgcCAATGGTCCATCGAAGCCAACAAGTGCAACCATCACACGAGTGGCTAAGCAGTGTAATTTAAGAAACACTAACTAGATATTTGATTTTCAGGAAACCAAATCATTACCCATTAGAACATCTTatgtttagaaatatttttctcatttttcctATGTTgagttttggcaaaatattaaaaaagtgTTTGTCTTACATctaaaaagttcaagaaagTGATAGGCTCCAAACACTATAAGGAACCTATATCTTTGGTTTAAGATCGACTCAGTTAGGAAAACACTTTAAGCTTGAGTATGTTAACTCtagttaaattttctttttatattttctagTTTGAGAGCAGAGAAAAGGATGTGAGTGGTACAAATACTTTGAgagagtgttttttttttttttttttatgactgGGGTCAGAAAGAGATTTAGGTGCGATTGTCATGATTTTGTacataatgaaaattttcttatcTATGGTTTTTTAGTGAGAGATTTTTTCCAACACCCAGAACATAAATCAACAAAATAGAATGCCACGAAATAAGTTATAAAAGCCCAAATACAGACAATAGCATGATACTTCATGAAAACTCTTAAAGTTGAAGAAACAAATTAAGATAATCAAATGTTCATATGGATATACAAAGTTACAAACTAAAAAATAAGTTTGTTAAGAAATCGACAATCAAAGATAAATTGAAAtcataaataatagaaaaacgacataaaattttatttaaattcactAACAGTGGTATTAGCTACAATCACGGgagaaaatatcaaattacaAAGTCAAGAGTGCCACtaagattaaagagtttatatagcgcattTCTCTAAACCCTAGGACCAAAATCATAAATACgtaaataacataaatatatatacaacttATGTTTCAGGGGCGTTGCATCCAAAACTCCACCAAGGCGGGTTGTTCCTAGACCTCGACTCTCTGACCGGTTAGTGATGCTCCATACTTGATCGTTGGGAGTACTAAACAACATATTCAAAGACATTTCAACAAATTTAAAGAGGAGAAATAGTCAGTCtctaaataaatttgattagaTATTTGATAGATTATTAATCTCTTCGGATGGTGAAAATTGgcaaataaagaaaacaatagTTTCACCTCAACATGGACAAAATGGAACGGACCAAAAATAAGAGAATGACATGAGTTGAATCGGTGGAACCCGATAATAGTTATCttccatttattttattttagtttattttaatttttagttacagtaaggagaagaaaagataattaattaagacctgttattttaaaatttattgaatttccaATCATATCTGACCAAAGCTTTCTTTATCCGTACCTCATCACATAAAAATTTAATCGTCTTATCATTAGATTAAAGTTAAGTAagaaaccatttaaaataatttttcaaacatCAGCACTAAAGTGACAATTTTAAAACTTCGAGAATCAAATAGAGATATGATCAATTACTTCCAATCTCAAATAACTTAATTAGATTTTAccattatatatattatctaagcatgcaagttttctccaATCAAAATGGGTAGCGCATTTACTCAACATacaacaaataaaataagtaaaaagtGAAAGgatatgttaattatatattgataaaatattaattattagtgGGAAGGCCACTATGCATCCTACCTAACAAAACTAGTTTTTTTGAATCTAACTTTCATTGCCTATAAAACCAATAAACCATGAAAAGCTGCATATTTATGAACTGAATTAAACAGCTCAACTTAGAGAGCCACCCAAAAATGCCTCCCAACACTCGCATCAtcctctcttttctcttcctAATACTTCCCTTCTTctttatttcatctttttctgaTCCTAATTATAACTATAACCAAAATAATGCTTATGCTGAGCTTAGACCTGACTTTTACGACGAATCGTGTCCCCGTTTGCCAATGATAATTCGGTATCATATTTGGGCTGCTGTCCAAAACGACTCTAGAATTGCTGCATCGCTGTTGCGGTTGAATTTTCACGACTGCATTGTTGACGTGTGTAAAGTGCATTATTTGCATGTTGTTATCATTATTAATTACTATCATTTATTACTTGGTCTAGATAGTCatggaaataaaaaagaaaaacaaaagttttatcattttttatgtCTTGTGTTTTAGGGATGTGATGCATCAGTATTGCTTGACGATACGAATGACATGAAAGGTGAAAAAAAAGCTCCGGGCAATGTGAACTCGCTTCGGGGATTTGAAGTGATTGATGCCATAAAAGCAGATCTAGAAACATATTGCCCACTGACAGTTTCTTGTGCTGATATTGTGAATCTTGCAGCTAGGGAAGCTGTGTATCTGGtacttgtttatattttttagctaagatttttatttttatttttatttttatttttatattcattttcttttacaaaattttcattttttattttcgtGCATACAGTGAATTTGAATTGATCGATCAGATTATTAGTTTTAGGTGAAGTGTTTATAAGGGAATATGCTTCTAAAGTCCATGGGAGTTAACCAAggaagtaacaatttagtccctaaaatAGAACTAGTAAGGATTTAGTgtttgtactttcaaatttgtaacaattatatttagtctctaaacttttttaagtatcaatttaatctctatattttaaaatttataacaatttagtccttatcatgaaaaatctcataaaaaaaaattaagtgtctatttttattatcaatatGTAAAAAAACCTCATAATATtaacaaaatcataataaattataaaacacAGAGGCTAAGTTATTAACTAAAGTTCAACtcaattgttacaaatttgaaagtataaaaactaaatcgTTATCAACCGAAATTTAGGAACAAAATTGTTACTACTATGGAAGTATAGAGACCAAATTTAGGggtcaaaaatattttttaaccgAGCATTGCTCAACGGAAAATAAGTAATTGAAAATCATAATCTTTAAATCcagcttaaaaaaaaaaaaaaaaaaaaaatttaacacaTCTCAAATGTATATGAATTGATTTTCTCAAGTGTTTAAAACAAAATGTAACTTTAAAAACTATGTTTTTTAGCCATTAGAAAGTCGTTATTTCAACGGTGGATATGATCTTCCCTACTTAGGTTGGAGGACCATTTTGGCACCTTCCACTAGGGCGTAGAGATGGCTTAACCGCAAGCATAAAATCAGTTCTTGCACAACTCCCATCTCCCAAAGCATCTCTAGAGAACAACACCGCCAAGTTCATCTCAAAAGGCCTTGATTTAAAGGATCTCGTCGTGCTTTCAGGTCAGTAACACacacaaaaacaaacaaacaaacaaaatccCTCCACTTTAGTTTCTCTTCTCTTGGGCATTTCATCGAACACTTTCTATGCGCCCTCAAACAGGAGCCCACACCATCGGATTCGCCCGCTGCGTTACATTCAAAGGTCGTCTCTTCAACTACAGAGGCTCCGGGAACCCAGATCCAGACATAAACGCCGCAATGCTCTCCGATCTCCGGTCCATGTGCCCCAACAGGAACGACGGCACCAACGCCAATTTGGCGCCGCTGGATGCGGCCAGTTACGACAGATTCGACAACGAGTATTATACAAATCTGATTAGTAATGTTGGGCTTTTGGAGTCGGACCAGGGTCTGATGGCGGACCTCCAGACGGCGCGGATGGTTAGAGATTACAGTTTTGATCCGAATCTGTTCTTCGATGATTTTGCGGAGTCGATGCTGAGGATGAGCTTGGTTGGGGTTGTGACCGGTCGCGATGGGCAAATTCGAAAGGAATGTGGGGCTGTTAATAATGATGATGGCTACTAGAAATTGGAACGGAAGGGGAACCAGAGGATAAGGAACATTGCTTGTTGCAAAATGTCTGTCATGTAAAacttttatggaaaaaaaaaagggcaaaGATTAAGATTTAGAGTCTTCTTTTATGATTAGTCTAATATGTTATCAgataatatatacataaaaagCTAGAAAAGGTAAAATTTTGCTCTAAAAGTTTCTAAATTTGCCACTCTTGTGTGAGTTGAAGTTTTATGGACTGGGAATTTTAATTTGGGAATGTGTAAGATGTAGTTGTGTTGGTGACGTGTTGTATATTTGGGTAGACTAAGTTAATccataaatacaaaaattgttgtGGTCATTTTCGTGAagtctaaattttaaatttttatacttCACATTTGTTGTTctgaaaaaattaaatatggaAATGGAAGGTTATATAATTTTGCACAAAGTTGTGaagttataaatttataatagatTGAATTTTAAGATTAGTATGTGGACTTTCAATATTGTCTTgatttgaactttaaattttaaaaagtgtttaacAAGTCTTTCAACTTTCATTTCTTATCAAATaggtacttgaactttataagttgtctaataaatctataaactttcaattttatattcaataggttaataaaaaaattttttattgtatCTAATAAGTTCTTCACCCATTCGACATTTTTAAAGTTCACGAGGTGTAGTAAACCCACGATTAAGATTTAGGATTCCATTAGACATAAAACTCAATTTCATTAGATATAAAACTCAATTACATACAATTATAAAGTTTacatttcaaaaatttaaatttggaatACAATAGAGGCATATTGTACACTATTGAGGATCCTACTTTGAAAAATTGAGAAGGTCTTTGTATGATACATGAATTATTCTTCTCAAGATGGTGCCtcattattttagaaaaatgtcCAAAATAGTCTTGTGaagtttttacttttcaaaactaGAACCCTTTCTAAGAACTTATTCAAGTAGTTTTTTTCGGACCTTCTCATCGAGATCGGACCCGAGATTCTATTGAAACGTtacaaacttaaattaaattatcgATTTGTGTGAATGGGTAGAAATACCCTCGATGCTGAAAAGTTTCTATCTTCTTCAACGAGACTGGCATTTTTCACATCTTCTAAACCATCAAGAATTTTTCTTCCAAATTGCACTGCACCTGTTGACTTCAACCCACGGGATAAAGCAGAGGTATTTCACGATTTCTTTCGTTGTTTAGTTAAGGTCtgattttttatttcaagaACATGTTAGGGTTTAGAAGATGTGTGAAGAATCTGAGAAATTTGCtacatttttgtgtttttttgttttttttttcagagcAGGCCATTTTTGTTTGTATCTCGATTGTAATAACGATTTTCTAGGGAAATAATCATAATCTCGCTCgaaattaatatgaatctcatccaagATTGGATGAATTTTGTCTGAGATTCATCTAATCTCTCCCAAGATTAACCTaactattaaaatttttaagggATTATGTGTTCCATCTCGGGACATATATTGCTCGagatattttttacattttaccTAATTTCTGCattttgaatttatcttttggGTTTCTGTTTGACTTATAAATGACATTGATATCAAAAAACCACACGCCTGATTATTCTCTGGCTAATTTGACTTGTTGTTCCCGTATGGGGAATACAGTTTTCACTATTAAAAATAAGTTAACGCCTAGACAGTTAGTTG from Benincasa hispida cultivar B227 chromosome 10, ASM972705v1, whole genome shotgun sequence carries:
- the LOC120088737 gene encoding peroxidase 10-like, producing the protein MPPNTRIILSFLFLILPFFFISSFSDPNYNYNQNNAYAELRPDFYDESCPRLPMIIRYHIWAAVQNDSRIAASLLRLNFHDCIVDGCDASVLLDDTNDMKGEKKAPGNVNSLRGFEVIDAIKADLETYCPLTVSCADIVNLAAREAVYLVGGPFWHLPLGRRDGLTASIKSVLAQLPSPKASLENNTAKFISKGLDLKDLVVLSGAHTIGFARCVTFKGRLFNYRGSGNPDPDINAAMLSDLRSMCPNRNDGTNANLAPLDAASYDRFDNEYYTNLISNVGLLESDQGLMADLQTARMVRDYSFDPNLFFDDFAESMLRMSLVGVVTGRDGQIRKECGAVNNDDGY